The following coding sequences lie in one Streptococcus suis genomic window:
- a CDS encoding topoisomerase, which produces MPTKRSGPLVGKCPKCGNNIVLKKSFYGCSNYPECTFTLAEHFRKKKLTKTNVKELLEGKETLVKGIKTKDRKSYNAVVKIGEKGYIDFISFSK; this is translated from the coding sequence ATTCCCACTAAGCGCTCGGGACCCCTTGTAGGAAAATGTCCTAAGTGTGGCAACAATATTGTATTAAAAAAATCGTTTTATGGTTGTTCAAATTATCCTGAATGTACCTTCACTTTAGCTGAACATTTTAGAAAGAAAAAACTCACCAAAACAAATGTAAAAGAATTACTAGAGGGAAAAGAAACCCTGGTAAAAGGAATCAAAACGAAAGATAGAAAGTCCTACAATGCCGTTGTAAAAATCGGAGAAAAGGGATATATTGATTTTATCTCTTTTTCAAAATAA
- a CDS encoding transcriptional regulator, with protein MNERFWDNLEIILAEKDLTWAELARKVFNGQYVYPSEFNRLYQKLRHYKSNRLMPQTRWVERIVLVLDIDYEDLFKR; from the coding sequence ATGAATGAACGATTTTGGGATAATTTAGAAATCATTCTGGCAGAAAAAGACCTCACTTGGGCAGAACTAGCTCGCAAAGTATTCAACGGTCAATATGTTTATCCAAGTGAGTTTAATCGCCTCTATCAAAAATTACGGCATTACAAATCGAATCGTCTCATGCCACAAACTAGATGGGTTGAGCGAATTGTTCTAGTCTTAGATATTGATTATGAAGATTTATTCAAGAGGTGA
- a CDS encoding chromosome partitioning protein ParA, which produces MIQYYYTKKEWGVVMEKEELKILEELRRILNSKNEAIVILNNYFKGGVGKSKLSTMFAYLTDKFNLKVLMIDKDLQATLTKDLAKTFKVELPRVNFYEGLKNGNLASSIVHLTDNLDLIPGTFDLMLLPKLTRSWTFENESRLLATLLAPLKSDYDLIIIDTVPTPSVYTNNAIVASDYVMIPLQAEEESTNNIQNYISYLIDLQEQFNPGLDMIGFVPYLVDTDSTTIKSNLEELYKQHKEDNLVFQNIIKRSNKVSTWSKNGITEHKGYDKKVLSMYENVFFEMLERIIQLENEKE; this is translated from the coding sequence ATGATACAATATTACTATACAAAAAAAGAATGGGGCGTAGTTATGGAGAAGGAAGAACTCAAAATACTTGAAGAATTAAGACGTATTTTAAACAGTAAAAATGAAGCGATTGTTATCTTAAACAATTATTTTAAAGGTGGTGTTGGAAAGTCAAAATTATCGACTATGTTTGCTTACTTGACAGACAAATTTAATTTAAAAGTTTTAATGATCGATAAGGACTTACAAGCAACATTGACAAAAGACTTAGCAAAAACATTTAAGGTAGAATTGCCACGTGTTAATTTTTATGAAGGACTGAAAAATGGAAACTTGGCTTCTTCTATTGTTCATTTGACTGATAATTTAGACTTGATCCCTGGCACGTTTGATTTGATGTTACTGCCAAAATTAACTCGCTCATGGACTTTTGAAAATGAAAGTAGATTGCTTGCTACTCTTTTAGCACCTTTAAAAAGTGACTATGATCTCATTATTATTGATACTGTACCAACGCCAAGCGTTTATACAAATAATGCAATCGTGGCAAGTGATTACGTTATGATCCCTTTACAAGCAGAAGAAGAAAGTACAAACAACATTCAAAACTATATTTCCTATTTGATTGATTTACAAGAACAGTTTAACCCTGGACTAGATATGATCGGTTTTGTTCCTTATTTAGTTGATACGGACAGCACAACGATAAAATCAAACCTGGAAGAACTGTACAAGCAACATAAAGAAGATAACTTGGTTTTCCAAAATATTATCAAGCGAAGTAATAAAGTAAGTACCTGGTCTAAAAACGGCATTACAGAACACAAAGGCTATGACAAAA
- a CDS encoding CPBP family intramembrane metalloprotease, producing MIRIVVFYLAIQLNGLLVSLYLKEYLTIEGIVLLQLVLLSVTCLEIARHKTVQAKNITLRNRLRWLLLGFVCMVAFAVFISFLSSVQTRNQAVLLQVGKQVPPIIFLLFLINASLLEEIVYRQLLWEKLTFPLLQIGVTSFFFVLSHGPNQIGSWLIYSCLGLTLAAVRLKTDCMTAIALHLLWNSLAYVVTFL from the coding sequence ATGATAAGGATAGTGGTGTTTTATCTAGCTATACAGCTAAACGGTCTTCTGGTGAGTTTATACCTGAAAGAGTATCTGACAATAGAGGGTATAGTCTTGCTACAATTGGTCCTATTAAGTGTGACTTGCTTAGAGATTGCCCGTCATAAAACTGTTCAAGCAAAAAATATAACCTTAAGAAATCGCCTAAGATGGTTGCTTCTTGGTTTTGTGTGTATGGTTGCTTTTGCAGTTTTCATCAGTTTCCTATCTTCAGTTCAGACTAGGAATCAAGCGGTATTGTTACAAGTAGGAAAACAGGTTCCTCCTATTATCTTTTTATTATTTCTAATAAATGCAAGTCTCCTTGAAGAGATTGTTTATAGGCAACTGCTGTGGGAAAAATTGACATTCCCTCTTCTACAAATAGGCGTGACCAGTTTTTTCTTTGTTCTATCCCATGGACCCAATCAGATAGGGAGTTGGCTCATCTATAGCTGTCTTGGCTTGACCTTGGCTGCTGTTCGATTGAAAACTGATTGTATGACGGCAATCGCCTTACATTTACTTTGGAATAGTTTGGCTTATGTCGTAACTTTCTTGTGA
- a CDS encoding 23S rRNA (adenine(2058)-N(6))-methyltransferase Erm(B) has translation MNKNIKYSQNFLTSEKVLNQIIKQLNLKETDTVYEIGTGKGHLTTKLAKISKQVTSIELDSHLFNLSSEKLKLNTRVTLIHQDILQFQFPNKQRYKIVGSIPYHLSTQIIKKVVFESHASDIYLIVEEGFYKRTLDIHRTLGLLLHTQVSIQQLLKLPAECFHPKPKVNSVLIKLTRHTTDVPDKYWKLYTYFVSKWVNREYRQLFTKNQFHQAMKHAKVNNLSTVTYEQVLSIFNSYLLFNGRK, from the coding sequence ATGAACAAAAATATAAAATATTCTCAAAACTTTTTAACGAGTGAAAAAGTACTCAACCAAATAATAAAACAATTGAATTTAAAAGAAACCGATACCGTTTACGAAATTGGAACAGGTAAAGGGCATTTAACGACGAAACTGGCTAAAATAAGTAAACAGGTAACGTCTATTGAATTAGACAGTCATCTATTCAACTTATCGTCAGAAAAATTAAAACTGAATACTCGTGTCACTTTAATTCACCAAGATATTCTACAGTTTCAATTCCCTAACAAACAGAGGTATAAAATTGTTGGGAGTATTCCTTACCATTTAAGCACACAAATTATTAAAAAAGTGGTTTTTGAAAGCCATGCGTCTGACATCTATCTGATTGTTGAAGAAGGATTCTACAAGCGTACCTTGGATATTCACCGAACACTAGGGTTGCTCTTGCACACTCAAGTCTCGATTCAGCAATTGCTTAAGCTGCCAGCGGAATGCTTTCATCCTAAACCAAAAGTAAACAGTGTCTTAATAAAACTTACCCGCCATACCACAGATGTTCCAGATAAATATTGGAAGCTATATACGTACTTTGTTTCAAAATGGGTCAATCGAGAATATCGTCAACTGTTTACTAAAAATCAGTTTCATCAAGCAATGAAACACGCCAAAGTAAACAATTTAAGTACCGTTACTTATGAGCAAGTATTGTCTATTTTTAATAGTTATCTATTATTTAACGGGAGGAAATAA
- a CDS encoding 23S rRNA methyltransferase attenuator leader peptide ErmL: MLVFQMRYQMRYVDKTSTVLKQTKNSDYADK; encoded by the coding sequence ATGTTGGTATTCCAAATGCGTTATCAAATGCGTTATGTAGATAAAACATCTACTGTTTTGAAACAGACTAAAAACAGTGATTACGCAGATAAATAA